The genomic region CCCGCATGCAGCGTCTGTGCTCCCCGTATATTTGCGTGACATAGTGTTTTCCTAATCACACACGGAAGGAGAGATAGATGGACCTAGTTTTTTCAATTCGGGTTTGTAGTTTTTTAATCTTTTTTGAAGAAACTGCGGAGGTATACACCATATTTCACCTAAAAAAATTTAAACTGCCTCCAATAATTATTTTTAAGACTAGTTTGGGAACTCTATTTTTCAAAGAGATTTTCATTTTCCCTTACTCCATTTTCAAAGCGATTTTTATTTTCCtaagaaaaataaactaatttctttAGAAAAAATGAAAATGCCTTGGGAAAataggttcccaaactagcccttagaaaAAAAATTCTAACATTCTTTTAGAGTTGACGTCTCGTTTGGAtcactggaattgaattccactctaataataataatttaaaCATATATCAATTAATCTAATTCGGTTTTatgtaaaatatatttgtatactattattagcaagatgtcataAATATTTATGTATTACAATTTTATTATAAAAGAGTAAGACAaatagtgtcatgtaagttacaaaGTAAAAATAAATTCTGCTACCGCATAAAATCATTTTCCATCCCGCATCCATAAATTTAAGATAGTTTTATATCTGAACTTTATAAAGTTATGGAATATCAAATtctaaactaaataagttattttattgagtgaattacaattcctctaaaatgaagcgATCTAAACGTCCCATAATGAAGCGATCTAAACGTCCCATGAGAGAAAAACAGAGCAGATGGTTTGtacttttggtggttgatgattaGAACTGATAGATAACACATTCCACTTATCCCCAACTAAAGCTCTTCTAGAAGAGATGTTTAAGGAAGAGCTATTTAGCACATTAGCCACGTATCACCATTTTTTCTCACAGTACGGTATAAACGTGCTGCTCTGGCCTTGCTGCTTTCTGTACAACCATACAGCAAATACAAGAGGATCTTAAAATGTCCCAACTCCCAACTAATTCAATTCAATCAGATTTACACCATCCACAAGTGGAGTGACAAAAAAAATCGAAGTGGTGCGGTACATAACAGCATTTTTACACCCAGCTGTAGATATATAATACGACTTCCTTTATATCGTTGACTGCAAGAAACGTGATTCTGCTTGATTATGTACGAATGGATGCTTGTGGCACTGTAGGCAATCCTAGCTCATCCTCCTGCATCCAAAAAGGAATGAAAAACAAGCAAAACAATTATTACTATGGATCCACCATCGAGATAGTAGTACTCCTATATGCCACTGCAGTCAAGAAAACTGGAAATGGATCCAACTATAAGTTTATAAGATTTTTTTTAGGTTGGCCAGATGTGGATGCTCATTCCATCCGCGTTCAACTTAGAATTCAGGTGTTCTGTCTTCTACCTTATTCTACCTTATAAACTGCCACACCCATAAAGAGAGAACATCCTAAGTTTTtttttaccttctccttcatcACATTTTTCTTCTCTGACGTTCATTGGGATAAATTCGAAACGTGCTAATTTATTTTTGAGATAATAAAATTTAAAAGCGTGGCCCCATGTTGCAATAGGCCAACTGGTTGTTAGCGCACATGACAGAGCTAAAGGAAACCAAATAACTACCATGATGTTGGGTATAAACAAAAGCAACACTAAAAAGTACGCAACATCTAACGTCATTCTCTCACAACAGTTTCACTACCTGCTGCTGGTTTGCCGGGACTGCTGCATGGCCAGTTGGTGCAGCAGGTAAGCTGAGTTCAGGTTCTTGGTCTGGTTGGAGGTAAGATGGGACTGACTCTGATTCGAAGTCCATGTCGGCTTCCAAAGCATCGAGCTCTGCattttccaagaaacaaaatgagGGACAGCAGAGAGATAAAGGAGTTTTTGCTCCTTCATAAGCTTTGTAGCAATGTATGCGGTttgaaaaatatatatatatatatagcgttTGCAAATATCCAAGAGAAATCAAAGTGTCAGGATAGTTGAACCGTACCCCCCATAAGTTCTTCCTCATCGATGTCATCTGGGACGTTGTAGCTTCTGCCAAGAGTTTCTTGTATTTCAGTGCTCACATCCATAAGATCCATCATCTCATCTTGCATACTCTATGGATCATAGGAGGTATATGTTCAGATGCAACATCAATCAAAAAGGAAAATAAGCAACAAAGTGTAAATGCATGTAAGGCATCAATGCTGAAAGCGCGAGGAATCTGGTGAGAGTAAAGATGGGAGAATGCTTAATAACATACATCAATATCTTCGAGCTTGACAGTTTTCATCATCCCTTTGAGCTCTTTATTGGCAGCCTTCATCGCAGTCATCTGTCCAATGAGAAGCGTAAGGCTAGGATTCTAGAAGGAAAGTGGCAAGAAATATTAAAGGGTTTTCTCAGGTAACTCTGGAGGTATACAGTTTGCTGAGCATCTTTAAGTCCCTCTGCCGCAAAAGCAACTTGGTCAAGGTTATATGTTTGGTTGTAGAGCATGTCACGCTGCCCTTCGTACctgtaaaaaaaacagagggtgaAGATTAGGAGCTTAGTAACCGTTGACGAACGGACGGACTGAAGGTTCTCTATTAGGTCCCGTTTGGGAGAGCTcctgtcagggcctaaggaggcccacggaggggctgcgacaacagcagccatgggccctccaaaggagattagataaggatagttagataCAAGATTAGAatattagttgagatt from Zea mays cultivar B73 chromosome 6, Zm-B73-REFERENCE-NAM-5.0, whole genome shotgun sequence harbors:
- the LOC100284928 gene encoding Vacuolar protein sorting-associated protein 60.2, giving the protein MKKIFGAKKNKDPPPTIQDATDRITKRGDTVDEKIKKLDAELARYKEQIKKTRPGPAQEAVKARAMRVLKQRRMYEGQRDMLYNQTYNLDQVAFAAEGLKDAQQTMTAMKAANKELKGMMKTVKLEDIDSMQDEMMDLMDVSTEIQETLGRSYNVPDDIDEEELMGELDALEADMDFESESVPSYLQPDQEPELSLPAAPTGHAAVPANQQQEDELGLPTVPQASIRT